A window from Gossypium raimondii isolate GPD5lz chromosome 7, ASM2569854v1, whole genome shotgun sequence encodes these proteins:
- the LOC105769612 gene encoding protein DUF642 L-GALACTONO-1,4-LACTONE-RESPONSIVE GENE 1-like: MDPTSNLVKGSQRQVRIGREAVVARGSEGATVADTLYCFPFSSSFFFLGFASADYLQNSDFESPPKNLTGNSSVPFVLLNENNMIPGWTFQGTVQYVTAGPTMALPDNGHAIQLGQDAKINQTFQANGDYMEYILTFTLAPDGQNCSANANIIVSGPDNQGIFSFKQHYGKQAWQSYGQYLGLAGQDETVNLVFESQAVESDDNSTCWPVIDSLLVKAVEKLVQSKDNLLLNGGFEFGPEFLSTPLRGFYLILH; encoded by the exons ATGGATCCAACGTCGAATCTCGTGAAAG gGAGTCAGAGGCAGGTGCGGATAGGACGTGAGGCGGTGGTAGCAAGAGGGTCAGAAGGTGCGACGGTGGCAGA CACCCTCTattgttttccattttcttcctcttttttcttCCTTGGATTTGCATCTGCAG ATTATCTTCAGAATTCCGACTTCGAGTCACCACCAAAGAACTTGACCGGAAACAGCAGTGTCCCATTTGTGTTACTGAATGAAAACAACATGATCCCAGGATGGACATTCCAAGGGACAGTTCAGTATGTAACAGCTGGTCCAACCATGGCATTGCCAGATAATGGACACGCCATACAATTGGGTCAAGATGCCAAAATCAACCAGACTTTCCAAGCCAACGGCGATTACATGGAATATATACTTACATTTACTTTAGCTCCAGATGGTCAGAACTGTTCAGCCAATGCTAATATAATAGTTTCAGGACCAGACAATCAGGGGATCTTCTCTTTCAAGCAGCATTATGGGAAGCAAGCATGGCAGAGCTATGGCCAGTACCTAGGTCTTGCTGGTCAGGATGAAACAGTTAACCTCGTCTTTGAAAGCCAAGCAGTTGAATCTGATGATAACTCCACATGTTGGCCAGTCATCGACTCATTACTTGTCAAAGCAGTAGAAAAACTGGTTCAAAGCAAAG ATAACCTGTTGCTGAATGGAGGATTCGAATTTGGCCCGGAATTCTTAAGCACTCCACTCAGGGGATTCTACTTGATTCTGCATTAA